Genomic DNA from Nitratidesulfovibrio vulgaris str. Hildenborough:
TTTCTTTACCCACCAGCCCCACGAAAAGTGTTCCTACAGAATCAGCCCCCACAAGTTTGGCGGCACTTTTCAGGGATTTTAAGGTGTCACTGAAATATCGTCCCATAAAACCAGGTGCAGCGCATGACGAAACAAGAATTGCCTTCTTCCTGGCATCGCCTTCCTTGCGAAATTCAGGAGCATTCTTACTCCATGGCCAGTACCCGTAAACCACCAATCGCTCGAGAAAACGTCTGAAAAGAGCAGTTGACGAGTACATGTTCGTTGGTGATGCGAAGACATAGAAGTCGGCATTTTCAATCTTTTGAATCAATGTATTCATTTCGTCTTCATGAATACAGGTCCCAGGCTTCCTCCCTGCTTCTTGTGTGCATCTTCGACAGTTTGTGCAGAATTCAATATGTAGATTTCTGAGAACAGCGGTCTCTATTTGCATGTCAAATGTATTGGCGGCATACTCAAAATGATCAAGTATCTGATCTGTTACCCCTCCTTCGCGATATGATCCATTAATTGCGAGTATCTTCTTCATTCCACACGTCCCTGTCATTATATCGTACGAACTGTTTGAAATATTAACATGATTTCGATTGAAAGAAGAATGCTAATGTTTTCGAC
This window encodes:
- a CDS encoding flavodoxin family protein, producing the protein MKKILAINGSYREGGVTDQILDHFEYAANTFDMQIETAVLRNLHIEFCTNCRRCTQEAGRKPGTCIHEDEMNTLIQKIENADFYVFASPTNMYSSTALFRRFLERLVVYGYWPWSKNAPEFRKEGDARKKAILVSSCAAPGFMGRYFSDTLKSLKSAAKLVGADSVGTLFVGLVGKERSPRLSDKNIREIKSLAMKLI